A single genomic interval of Paracoccus contaminans harbors:
- a CDS encoding FIST N-terminal domain-containing protein yields the protein MGAQAGGPVSLGVPADDPAAAARLAGGLAPAAPALVLLFGSPRPVLPPVARALSRALPGVRIAGCSSAGEIGPFGYQRGTIVAVGFPRAAFRAEAIALPDQGGIPVSGWLTALRGLRARFPDRAGRSLFGVLLADGTACNEDVLAAALDAALPGIAVVGGSAGDGLDFGESVQILDGAPVRGAAVFVMVETALAVAEVSFAHFTPTARRAVVTRADPAGREIIELNAAPAAEEYARLAGLEAARMERADFARFPLLLRTGRRHHVRAISGVGPGGTLRLMSAVERGEVLTLGRAGDVTQGFADALEALPRPPLMVLGFDCILRRLAVERAGMTHRMAELFARYRVAGFNTYGEQHSGMHVNQTFVGLALMPAGAGP from the coding sequence ATGGGCGCGCAGGCGGGCGGCCCCGTCAGCCTTGGCGTGCCTGCGGATGATCCGGCAGCCGCCGCGCGGCTGGCCGGCGGCCTTGCCCCGGCGGCCCCGGCGCTGGTGCTGCTGTTCGGATCGCCCCGCCCGGTGCTGCCGCCGGTCGCCCGCGCACTGTCGCGGGCCCTGCCGGGCGTGCGCATTGCGGGCTGTTCCTCGGCGGGCGAGATCGGCCCCTTCGGCTATCAGCGCGGCACGATCGTCGCCGTCGGGTTTCCGCGCGCCGCCTTCCGGGCCGAGGCGATCGCCCTGCCCGATCAGGGCGGCATTCCTGTATCGGGCTGGCTGACGGCCCTGCGCGGGCTGCGCGCGCGCTTTCCCGACCGGGCGGGCCGCTCGCTGTTCGGGGTGCTGCTGGCGGACGGCACCGCCTGCAACGAGGATGTCCTGGCCGCCGCGCTGGATGCTGCCCTGCCCGGCATCGCCGTGGTGGGCGGATCGGCGGGGGACGGGCTGGACTTCGGCGAAAGCGTGCAGATCCTGGACGGCGCGCCTGTCCGGGGGGCCGCGGTGTTCGTGATGGTCGAAACCGCCCTGGCCGTGGCCGAGGTCAGCTTTGCCCATTTCACCCCGACCGCAAGGCGCGCGGTCGTCACCCGTGCCGATCCCGCCGGGCGCGAGATCATCGAGTTGAACGCTGCACCTGCGGCCGAGGAATATGCCCGCCTCGCCGGGCTGGAGGCCGCGCGGATGGAGCGGGCGGATTTCGCCCGCTTTCCGCTGCTTCTGCGCACGGGCCGGCGCCATCATGTCCGCGCGATCAGCGGCGTCGGGCCGGGCGGAACGCTGCGGCTGATGTCGGCGGTCGAGCGGGGCGAGGTGCTGACGCTGGGCCGCGCGGGCGACGTGACGCAGGGCTTTGCCGATGCGCTGGAGGCGCTGCCCCGCCCGCCCTTGATGGTGCTGGGCTTCGACTGCATCCTGCGGCGCCTTGCGGTTGAACGCGCCGGCATGACCCACCGCATGGCCGAGCTGTTCGCCCGCTATCGCGTGGCCGGCTTCAACACCTATGGCGAACAGCACAGCGGGATGCATGTCAACCAGACCTTTGTCGGCCTTGCCCTGATGCCGGCAGGGGCCGGCCCATGA
- a CDS encoding extracellular solute-binding protein: protein MRILEISGKSAIGAMARTAILALAAVAAMPLASAAAPSHALAMYGEPALPVGFSALPYVNADAPKGGTIRLGEPGGFDSLKPWVLKGNPAWSVGVHVAEPLMLRSLDEPFTLYCLLCATVETDPDRSWVEFTLRPEARFSDGTPVTVEDVIWSFETLGTKGHPRYAAAWGKVRSIERVGDRGLRITFSERDRELPLLMAMRPVLKKAQWAGKDFAASSLERPIGSGAYVIEAVDPGRSITFRRNPDYWGRNLPLTRGMFNLDSIRYDYFADTNAMFQAFKAGETDIWRELNAVRWATEYGFPAVTAGAVVKSEIAHRRPSGIMGLVMNTRSPLFADWRVRQAMILAFNDRFIDAALAGGSDPRISSYFSNSALAMQPGPATGREAALLAPFAAGLLPGTMEGYVLPPGSDRALDRKALREAAGLLAEAGWTVGPDGVLRDGNGRPFAPEIVLNQSGSAMRSGAEVQQIVNIYVEALRPLGIMPRVLLLDSAQFVQRTNRFAFDMSWYERGLSLSPGNEQALYWGSASAAQPGSRNWAGIRSPAVDAMIAQAVNAPSVDDHVAAVRALDRLLTAGRYAIPVSYPRVSRIAHAARLHFPDHQTLYGDWPGFLPDLWWSRSP from the coding sequence ATGAGAATCCTCGAAATCTCTGGCAAATCCGCGATTGGCGCGATGGCGCGCACGGCAATCCTGGCGCTTGCCGCTGTTGCCGCAATGCCTCTGGCAAGCGCGGCCGCGCCGTCTCATGCCCTTGCAATGTATGGAGAACCTGCCCTGCCGGTAGGGTTTTCCGCCTTGCCCTATGTCAATGCGGATGCGCCAAAGGGCGGAACGATTCGCCTAGGCGAGCCGGGGGGATTCGATTCGCTCAAGCCCTGGGTGCTCAAGGGCAACCCGGCCTGGTCGGTCGGGGTCCACGTCGCCGAACCCCTGATGCTGCGCTCGCTCGACGAGCCCTTCACCCTTTATTGCCTGCTATGCGCCACGGTCGAGACCGACCCCGATCGCAGCTGGGTCGAATTCACCCTGCGCCCCGAGGCGCGGTTTTCGGACGGCACGCCCGTCACGGTCGAGGATGTGATCTGGTCCTTCGAGACATTGGGCACCAAGGGCCATCCCCGCTATGCTGCCGCCTGGGGCAAGGTCCGCTCGATCGAGCGGGTGGGCGATCGCGGCCTGCGCATCACCTTTTCGGAAAGGGATCGCGAGCTGCCCCTGCTGATGGCGATGCGGCCGGTGCTGAAAAAGGCGCAATGGGCGGGCAAGGACTTTGCCGCCTCGTCGCTGGAACGCCCCATCGGATCGGGCGCCTATGTGATCGAGGCGGTCGATCCCGGCCGCTCGATCACCTTTCGCCGCAATCCCGACTATTGGGGCAGAAACCTGCCGCTGACCCGCGGCATGTTCAACCTGGACAGCATCCGCTATGACTATTTCGCCGACACGAACGCCATGTTCCAGGCCTTCAAGGCCGGCGAGACCGACATCTGGCGCGAACTGAACGCCGTCAGATGGGCGACGGAATACGGCTTTCCGGCCGTGACCGCGGGCGCGGTCGTCAAGTCCGAGATCGCCCACCGCCGGCCTTCGGGAATCATGGGGCTGGTGATGAACACCCGCTCGCCCCTGTTCGCCGATTGGCGGGTACGGCAGGCGATGATCCTGGCGTTCAACGACCGCTTCATCGATGCGGCGCTGGCGGGCGGCAGCGACCCGCGCATCAGCAGCTATTTTTCAAACTCGGCGCTGGCCATGCAGCCCGGTCCCGCCACGGGGCGCGAGGCCGCGCTGCTGGCGCCCTTTGCCGCCGGGCTGCTGCCCGGCACGATGGAAGGCTATGTCCTGCCGCCGGGATCGGACCGGGCGCTGGATCGCAAGGCGCTGCGCGAGGCGGCGGGGCTGCTGGCCGAGGCAGGCTGGACGGTCGGCCCCGACGGGGTGCTGCGCGACGGGAACGGGCGCCCCTTTGCGCCCGAGATTGTGCTGAACCAGTCGGGCAGCGCCATGCGCAGCGGGGCCGAGGTCCAGCAGATCGTCAACATCTATGTCGAGGCGCTGCGCCCCCTGGGCATCATGCCGCGCGTGCTGCTGCTGGACAGCGCCCAGTTCGTCCAGCGCACCAACCGCTTTGCCTTCGACATGTCATGGTATGAACGCGGGCTGTCGCTGTCGCCGGGGAACGAACAGGCCCTTTACTGGGGCAGCGCCAGCGCCGCGCAGCCGGGGTCGCGGAACTGGGCGGGCATCCGGTCGCCAGCCGTCGACGCCATGATCGCCCAAGCGGTGAACGCGCCAAGCGTCGATGACCATGTCGCCGCCGTCAGGGCGCTGGACAGGCTGCTGACAGCGGGGCGATATGCGATTCCGGTAAGCTATCCGCGGGTCAGCCGCATCGCCCATGCAGCGCGGCTGCATTTTCCCGATCACCAGACGCTTTATGGCGACTGGCCGGGCTTTCTGCCCGACCTGTGGTGGTCGCGCTCGCCCTAG
- a CDS encoding 3-hydroxybutyrate dehydrogenase has product MADRALAGRAAVITGSNSGIGLGIAEALAGAGADLVINSFTDREEDHALARDLAARHGVEVRYVAADMSKGEDCRRLIEQAGRCDILVNNAGIQHVAPITDFPADKWDAIIAINLSSAFHTTAAALPMMRAAGWGRVVNIASAHGLTASPFKSAYVAAKHGIIGLTKVTALETAGEGITCNAICPGYVLTPIVEAQIPDQMKTHNMSREDVIAKVMLARQPSGQFATVEQMGGTAVFLCSGAADQITGTTISVDGGWTAL; this is encoded by the coding sequence ATGGCAGACAGGGCACTGGCCGGCAGGGCCGCAGTGATCACGGGATCGAACAGCGGGATCGGGCTGGGCATCGCCGAGGCGCTGGCGGGCGCCGGGGCCGATCTGGTCATCAACAGCTTCACCGACCGCGAGGAGGATCACGCCCTTGCCCGCGATCTGGCCGCGCGCCACGGGGTCGAGGTGCGCTATGTCGCCGCCGACATGAGCAAGGGCGAGGATTGCCGCCGCCTGATCGAACAGGCCGGGCGCTGCGATATCCTGGTGAACAATGCCGGCATTCAGCATGTCGCCCCGATCACCGACTTTCCGGCGGACAAGTGGGATGCGATCATCGCGATCAACCTGTCCAGCGCCTTTCACACCACCGCCGCGGCGCTGCCGATGATGCGGGCGGCGGGATGGGGGCGGGTGGTCAACATCGCCTCGGCCCATGGGCTGACGGCCAGCCCCTTCAAGTCGGCCTATGTCGCCGCCAAGCACGGGATCATCGGGCTGACCAAGGTCACCGCGCTGGAAACGGCGGGCGAGGGCATCACCTGCAATGCGATCTGCCCTGGCTATGTCCTGACCCCCATCGTCGAGGCGCAGATCCCCGATCAGATGAAGACCCACAACATGAGCCGCGAGGACGTGATCGCCAAGGTCATGCTGGCACGCCAGCCCTCGGGCCAGTTCGCCACCGTCGAACAGATGGGCGGAACGGCGGTGTTCCTGTGTTCGGGCGCTGCGGACCAGATCACCGGGACCACGATTTCCGTGGATGGCGGCTGGACGGCCCTCTAG
- a CDS encoding I78 family peptidase inhibitor, giving the protein MRALAILPLLVLAACEQPAPPGPAPDRDLCKASGYQGLVGQPETVVKTMMLPAGSRLIGPGDAVTMDFRPDRLNIEIGTDRRIARIGCY; this is encoded by the coding sequence ATGCGCGCCCTTGCCATCCTGCCCCTGCTTGTCCTGGCCGCCTGCGAGCAGCCCGCACCCCCCGGCCCCGCGCCCGACCGCGACCTGTGCAAGGCGTCCGGTTATCAGGGGCTGGTCGGCCAGCCCGAAACGGTGGTGAAGACGATGATGCTGCCTGCCGGCAGCCGCCTCATCGGTCCGGGCGACGCGGTGACGATGGATTTCCGCCCCGACCGCCTGAACATCGAGATCGGCACCGACCGGCGCATCGCCAGGATCGGCTGTTACTGA
- a CDS encoding adenosylmethionine--8-amino-7-oxononanoate transaminase: MTDSPVWHPFTQHGAEPPPPRALRAEGAVIDTDHGPLVDAISSWWVITHGHRHPPIMQAIRDASERLDQVIFAGLTHHPAEDLARALVDLAPAGLTRVFYSDSGSTSVEVALKMALGFWKNSGRPRHRIAVLEQGYHGDTIGTMSVGARGVFNAAYEPLLFAVDRLPFPVDGGSQMLAALESVAATGELAALIVEPLVLGAGGMLVYRPEVLAAMRAVCDRHGVLMIADEVMTGWGRTGRLWACDHAGIAPDILCTSKGLTGGAVPLAATLATEAIFAAHRSPDRSRMFFHSSSYTANPIACAAGLANVRIWQGGGMQARLDAVSAMQADRLSALAGDGRFSGARRIGTIAALDMTAGGAGYLAAAGQHLRAHALERGVFLRPLGSTVYVMPPYCIGAAELDRVWAVIAGFGG, from the coding sequence ATGACCGATTCCCCCGTCTGGCACCCCTTCACGCAGCACGGGGCCGAGCCGCCGCCCCCGCGCGCCCTGCGCGCCGAGGGCGCTGTGATCGACACCGATCACGGCCCGCTGGTCGATGCGATCTCCAGCTGGTGGGTCATCACCCATGGCCATCGCCACCCGCCCATCATGCAGGCGATCCGGGACGCGTCCGAGCGGCTCGATCAGGTGATCTTTGCCGGCCTGACCCATCATCCGGCCGAGGATCTGGCCCGCGCGCTGGTTGACCTGGCCCCCGCCGGGCTGACGCGCGTGTTCTATTCCGACAGCGGCTCGACCAGTGTCGAGGTCGCGCTGAAGATGGCGCTGGGGTTCTGGAAGAACAGCGGGCGGCCCCGCCACCGCATCGCGGTGCTCGAGCAGGGCTATCACGGCGACACCATCGGCACGATGAGCGTGGGCGCGCGCGGTGTCTTCAACGCCGCCTACGAGCCGCTGCTGTTCGCGGTGGACCGCCTGCCCTTCCCGGTGGATGGCGGTTCGCAGATGCTGGCCGCGCTGGAATCCGTGGCCGCCACGGGCGAGCTGGCAGCCCTGATCGTCGAGCCGCTGGTGCTGGGCGCGGGCGGGATGCTGGTCTATCGCCCCGAGGTGCTGGCGGCGATGCGCGCGGTCTGCGACAGGCATGGCGTGCTGATGATCGCGGATGAGGTGATGACCGGCTGGGGCCGCACGGGGCGGCTGTGGGCCTGCGATCATGCCGGGATCGCCCCCGACATCCTGTGCACGTCCAAGGGGCTGACAGGCGGGGCCGTCCCGCTCGCGGCGACGCTGGCGACCGAGGCGATCTTTGCCGCCCACCGCTCGCCCGATCGCAGCCGCATGTTCTTTCATTCGTCCAGCTATACCGCCAACCCCATCGCCTGCGCCGCCGGGCTGGCCAATGTGCGCATCTGGCAGGGCGGGGGGATGCAGGCGCGGCTGGATGCCGTGAGCGCGATGCAGGCCGACCGGCTGTCGGCCCTGGCGGGGGACGGGCGCTTTTCCGGGGCGCGCCGGATCGGGACGATCGCGGCGCTGGACATGACGGCCGGGGGCGCAGGCTATCTTGCCGCCGCGGGCCAGCATCTGCGCGCCCATGCGCTGGAACGCGGGGTGTTCCTGCGGCCATTGGGCAGCACCGTCTATGTCATGCCGCCCTATTGCATCGGCGCGGCCGAGCTGGACCGCGTCTGGGCCGTCATCGCCGGCTTTGGCGGATGA
- the bioD gene encoding ATP-dependent dethiobiotin synthetase BioD, producing MARFVITGTGTDIGKTVFAAGLTGLLGASYWKPVQTGVVLNPSDGRAALVQGTDGADAKGYVPPPGGDSAFVRAMTGAPVIPEAAILPDPLSPHRAAELAGVAIPELTPPDADPLVIEGAGGALVPVTRDLLSADLFARWGIPVIVVAATGLGTISHTLSALESLRARGAPVHGVAFVGEDDPDNIATIAAIGCVRVLGRLPRLDPLTPETLAAAMRRHFDPADFA from the coding sequence ATGGCCCGCTTCGTGATCACGGGAACCGGGACGGATATCGGCAAGACGGTCTTTGCCGCGGGCCTGACCGGGCTGCTGGGTGCCAGCTATTGGAAGCCGGTGCAGACCGGGGTCGTCTTGAACCCGTCCGACGGCCGTGCGGCCCTCGTGCAGGGAACGGACGGGGCTGATGCAAAAGGATATGTGCCCCCGCCGGGGGGCGATTCGGCCTTTGTCCGGGCGATGACCGGCGCGCCTGTCATCCCCGAGGCGGCCATCCTGCCCGATCCGCTGTCACCGCATCGCGCCGCCGAACTGGCAGGCGTCGCCATTCCCGAGCTGACCCCGCCCGATGCCGACCCGCTGGTGATCGAGGGTGCGGGCGGGGCGCTGGTGCCGGTCACGCGCGATCTGCTGTCGGCCGATCTGTTCGCGCGCTGGGGCATCCCGGTGATCGTGGTCGCCGCGACCGGGCTGGGGACGATCAGCCACACGCTGAGCGCGCTGGAATCCCTGCGCGCGCGGGGCGCCCCCGTCCACGGAGTCGCCTTTGTGGGCGAGGACGACCCCGACAACATCGCAACGATTGCCGCCATCGGCTGCGTCCGGGTGCTGGGCCGCCTGCCGCGGCTGGACCCGCTGACGCCCGAAACGCTGGCCGCCGCGATGCGCCGGCACTTCGATCCCGCCGATTTCGCGTAA
- a CDS encoding response regulator transcription factor, with translation MTTATATIRGTPATAGQPHRSVERVRDILIVDDHPLMCDALALTLTISFGRKLVRTARSLAAALEQIRLHGPPDAVILDLNLPDARGAEGIVTLRRQLPDVPITMISADLENTMISAAMAAGAQGYVSKSLGREALVDSLRRMWAGERVTPEGYEPQAGGTGDAARAELARRFATLTPQQMKILRLICQGKANKEISYELSIAEATVKTHITAIMSKINARRRTQAVLLANSARLFEPG, from the coding sequence ATGACAACCGCTACAGCCACCATCCGGGGCACCCCGGCAACAGCCGGGCAGCCGCACCGATCCGTGGAGCGCGTCCGCGACATCCTGATCGTGGACGACCATCCGCTGATGTGCGATGCGCTGGCCCTGACGCTGACCATCAGCTTCGGCCGCAAGCTGGTGCGCACCGCCCGCAGCCTTGCCGCCGCCCTGGAACAGATCCGCCTTCACGGCCCGCCCGACGCGGTGATACTCGACCTGAACCTGCCCGATGCCCGCGGCGCCGAGGGCATCGTGACGCTGCGCCGGCAGTTGCCGGACGTGCCGATCACGATGATCTCGGCCGATCTGGAAAACACCATGATCTCGGCGGCGATGGCGGCGGGCGCGCAGGGCTATGTGTCGAAATCGCTGGGGCGCGAGGCGCTGGTGGACAGCCTGCGCCGCATGTGGGCCGGCGAGCGGGTGACCCCCGAGGGGTATGAACCCCAGGCCGGCGGCACGGGCGACGCGGCGCGGGCGGAACTGGCGCGCCGCTTCGCCACGCTGACCCCCCAGCAGATGAAGATCCTGCGGCTGATCTGCCAGGGCAAGGCGAACAAGGAAATCAGCTACGAGTTGTCGATCGCCGAGGCGACGGTCAAGACGCACATCACCGCGATCATGTCCAAGATCAACGCCCGCCGCCGCACCCAGGCCGTGCTGCTGGCCAACAGCGCCCGCCTGTTCGAGCCGGGCTGA
- a CDS encoding DUF2794 domain-containing protein — MTLNPLLPPQPAPDVVAFDRHELGTILSLYGRMVAAGEWRDYGLSFLRDVAVFSVFRRAAENPLYRIEKRPRLRAAQGMYAVIGMNGQVLRRGHDLRAVLRVLERKLIGPV; from the coding sequence ATGACGCTGAACCCGTTACTGCCGCCGCAACCCGCGCCCGATGTCGTGGCCTTCGACCGGCACGAGCTTGGCACGATCCTGTCGCTTTATGGGCGCATGGTCGCGGCGGGCGAGTGGCGTGATTACGGCCTGTCCTTCCTGCGGGACGTGGCGGTGTTTTCGGTGTTCCGCCGGGCGGCCGAGAACCCCCTCTACCGCATCGAGAAGCGTCCCCGCCTGAGGGCGGCGCAGGGGATGTATGCCGTGATCGGCATGAACGGACAGGTGCTGCGCCGCGGGCATGACCTGCGCGCCGTGCTGCGTGTTCTTGAACGCAAGCTGATCGGCCCGGTCTGA